One Centropristis striata isolate RG_2023a ecotype Rhode Island chromosome 22, C.striata_1.0, whole genome shotgun sequence genomic window carries:
- the LOC131961071 gene encoding E3 ubiquitin-protein ligase Hakai-like → MDQSDNDLQGSDGSGSLGGPDVRRRIPIKLISKQPLRSKPLPRTQRPSSRPCKSEAGEDDAFGFKQEDRFDCGAKAGDVFATQRRFPQVLFWDYKLHLIGERDEVPIHFCDKCGLPIQLYGRMIPCKHVFCYDCALLHEKKGEKMCPGLTLYNCTDPVQRIEQCQRGSLYMCSVVPGCKRTYLSQRDLQAHVNHRHMRAAKSSTGRQEPVHLPPASEVPERFRVPPPHLPKNHVHLPNPLQHGGHDPYSQPPPPSAHEAPPPNALGPETFRIATVTTRKHSNLITVPIQDDSSSSREPLSGGPGPAQPPHHHPGDYPGQPPVVSHSHHMMAPPQQHFGPPPPPPPPISHPMQHPPQGSGTPHMVYNQAPPPPMSTAPPPITPPPGHIMGQMPPYMNHPPPGPPPQHSGPPVNAPPPHHYNPNSMQQFPEDQGTLSPPFSQPGGLSPGMWPAPRGPPPPRMQGPPPQGQMPGPHHPDQGRYRPYYQ, encoded by the exons ATGGACCAAAGCG ACAATGATCTTCAAGGAAGTGATGGTTCTGGGAGTTTGGGTGGCCCAGATGTTCGCAGACGAATCCCCATCAAACTCATATCCAAGCAGCCCTTAAGGAGCAAACCTCTGCCCCGCACCCAGAGACCCAGTAGCAGGCCATGTAAAAGTGAGGCTGGGGAAGATG ATGCCTTTGGCTTCAAACAAGAAGATAGGTTCGATTGTGGAGCTAAAGCTGGTGATGTGTTTGCCACTCAGAGGAGGTTCCCCCAGGTCCTGTTTTGGGACTATAAG TTGCATCTGATTGGAGAAAGGGATGAAGTACCTATTCACTTTTGTGATAAATGCGGTCTTCCTATCCAGCTATATGGACGAATG ATCCCCTGCAAACATGTTTTCTGCTATGACTGTGCTTTGCTTCAtgagaagaaaggagaaaaaatgtgcCCCGG CCTCACCCTGTACAACTGTACAGACCCAGTGCAGCGCATTGAGCAGTGCCAGCGTGGTTCCCTCTACATGTGCAGTGTTGTGCCGGGATGCAAGCGCACCTACCTGTCCCAGCGGGACCTGCAGGCCCACGTCAACCACCGGCACATGAGGGCAGCCAAGTCTTCCACTGGCCGGCAGGAGCCAGTGCACCTGCCCCCTGCATCCGAGGTCCCTGAAAGATTCCGCGTGCCTCCACCTCACCTCCCCAAGAACCATGTTCACCTCCCCAACCCGCTCCAGCACGGCGGTCACGACCCCTACAGTCAGCCGCCCCCACCTTCAGCTCACGAAGCCCCGCCGCCGAACGCTCTCGGCCCTGAGACATTCCGCATCGCCACGGTAACAACCCGTAAGCACAGCAATCTCATCACCGTGCCCATCCAAGATGACTCTTCCTCCTCTCGGGAGCCCCTCTCTGGCGGGCCAGGCCCTGCTCagcccccccaccaccaccccggGGACTATCCAGGCCAGCCACCCGTAGTGTCCCACTCTCACCACATGATGGCGCCACCGCAGCAACATTTCGGTCCACCACCTCCCCCGCCTCCTCCTATCAGCCACCCCATGCAGCATCCTCCCCAGGGCTCTGGCACGCCACACATGGTGTACAACCaggcccctcctcctcccatgTCCACAGCTCCCCCACCAATCACTCCACCACCAGGGCACATCATGGGCCAGATGCCCCCCTATATGAACCACCCGCCCCCAGGACCTCCACCACAACACAGTGGCCCCCCTGTTAACGCCCCTCCACCTCATCACTACAACCCCAACTCCATGCAGCAGTTCCCCGAAGACCAGGGCACCCTCAGTCCCCCGTTCAGCCAGCCAGGAGGCCTCAGTCCTGGGATGTGGCCCGCTCCGAGAGGGCCCCCACCTCCACGAATGCAGGGTCCTCCTCCCCAGGGTCAGATGCCTGGACCACACCACCCAGATCAGGGCCGCTACCGGCCTTATTATCAGTAA
- the ppp6r2a gene encoding serine/threonine-protein phosphatase 6 regulatory subunit 2a isoform X2 has translation MFWKFDLHTTSHIDQLLDREDVTLRELMEEDDVLQECKAQNRRLLLFLSQDHCMQELVSLITTEPPADLEERSRFKFPNIACELLTSDVSIINDKLGADESLLEVLYHFLEQDPPLNPLLASFFSKTIGNLIARKTEQVITFLKKKEGFIGLVLKHIDASAMMDLLLRLISCVEPAPLRQEVLHWLNEEKLVQRLTELIHTGKDEERQSNASQTLCDIIRLSRDQANQMQENMEADPLLAVLESQESVAGLLKNMFEGERSEASIVNGTQVLLTLLETRRSGLEGLMDLYSQGYERSYTVNSSILNAIEPHLKDFQQLLLDPPKKSAILTTVGVLEQPLGNARLHVARLVAALLQTSAPSICQELCNLTTMDLLLDLFFKYSWNNFLHFQVELCVAAILNHPSSEERPSPGLQNHDGKPAASNSEVQGEALETGRTSDPQTSIHNALVAHLFQKCQLVQRILDAWEENDKIQGEGGTRRGNMGHLTRIANMVVQNLEKGPVQAQITDLIKELPEDCRGRWESFVDETLRETNRRNTVELVSTHNMHSSSEDDDMESPFPNDLSLQQAFSDYQIQQMTANFVDQFGFNDEEFSEHDENINATFDRIAEINFNLDADDNSANAAAFEACCKERIRQFDDAEEEEDIWEEKEMNYATQAKSRTRFGVSQTSENSSRSSMENGGRERDHGSESDEDEESEQNTSETGPGWTANFRDSGGTAASQTPAVWDSSSRSGAETQGSGWANFTEFQPFSGTETEPRCSSPVDSSSSDADKQAKPNHEKSDARASSGAWPVGEGRKAPLVASDSSSSGGSDSEEDDKNAGAPPAAAIPSVTAGAPGNKTADLKSEESPVSLEKLSLSDPPKAPEQQPADDSPVTTQTDRKEETPPPQEVSVNGPV, from the exons ATGTTTTGGAAGTTCGACCTGCACACCACCTCCCACATCGACCAGCTGCTGGACAGGGAGGACGTGACGCTGAGAGAGCTGATGGAGGAGGATGACGTCCTGCAGGAGTGCAAGGCCCAAAACCGTCggctgctcctcttcctctcccagGACCACTGCATGCAGGAGCTGGTCAGCCTCATCACCACAGAGCCGCCCGCCGACCTGGAGGAGAGGAGCCGTTTTAA gtTTCCCAACATTGCTTGTGAGCTCCTGACATCAGATGTGTCCATCATAAATGATAAGCTGGGTGCTGACGAGTCTCTCCTTGAGGTGCTCTATCACTTTCTGGAGCAGGACCCACCCCTCAATCCACTCCTGGCCAGCTTCTTCAGCAAAACCATCGGCAATCTCATCGCCAGGAAAACCGAACAG GTGATTACCTTTCTAAAGAAAAAGGAAGGCTTCATCGGTCTGGTGCTGAAACACATTGACGCATCTGCCATGATGGACCTGCTGCTTCGCCTCATCAGTTGTGTGGAGCCTGCCCCATTAAGGCAGGAGGTCCTCCAT tGGTTGAATGAGGAGAAGTTGGTACAGAGACTCACAGAGCTCATCCACACCGGCAAAGATGAGGAG AGACAATCAAATGCATCCCAGACGCTTTGTGACATCATCCGCCTTAGTCGAGACCAGGCCAATCAGATGCAGGAGAATATGGAGGCTGACCCACTATTGGCTGTACTAGAGTC GCAGGAGAGTGTAGCGGGGCTCCTCAAGAACATGTTTGAGGGGGAGAGGAGTGAGGCCTCCATTGTTAACGGAACTCAAGTGCTACTTACCTTACTGGAGACAAGGAGGTCTGG GTTGGAAGGGCTGATGGATCTGTATTCTCAGGGTTATGAAAGGTCTTACACTGTCAACAGCAGTATTTTAAATGCCATTGAGCCCCATTTAAAGGACTTCCAGCAGCTTCTTCTGGATCCCCCCAAG aaaagtgcaatattgACAACCGTTGGCGTTCTAGAGCAGCCACTGGGGAACGCCCGCCTTCACGTGGCCAGGCTGGTGGCCGCCCTGCTGCAGACCAGTGCCCCCAGCATCTGCCAGGAGCTCTGCAATCTTACCACCATGGACCTACTACTG GATCTGTTCTTCAAATACTCCTGGAATAACTTTTTGCACTTCCAAGTGGAGCTGTGTGTGGCGGCTATCTTGAACCATCCTTCCTCAGAGGAGCGGCCCAGCCCAGGTCTCCAGAACCACGATGGCAAGCCTGCAGCATCCAACTCTGAGGTGCAGGGGGAGGCCTTGGAGACAGGCAGGACCAGTGATCCACAGACCTCCATCCACAATGCCCTCGTAGCACAT CTCTTCCAGAAGTGTCAGCTGGTACAAAGGATCCTAGACGCCTGGGAGGAGAATgataaaataca GGGTGAGGGCGGCACCAGGAGAGGCAACATGGGTCATCTGACCAGAATTGCCAACATGGTGGTCCAGAACCTGGAGAAAGGACCAGTACAAGCCCAGATCACTGACCTCATCAAAG AGCTGCCAGAAGACTGCAGAGGTCGCTGGGAGAGCTTCGTCGACGAGACACTGAGAGAGACTAATAGGAGGAACACGGTAGAGCTG GTAAGCACCCACAACATGCACTCTTCCAGTGAGGACGACGACATGGAGAGCCCCTTCCCCAACGACCTGTCACTGCAGCAG GCCTTCTCTGACTATCAGATCCAACAGATGACTGCCAACTTTGTCGATCAGTTTGGCTTCAATGACGAGGAGTTCAGCGAGCATGATGAAAATATCAA TGCCACATTTGACAGAATTGCCGAAATAAACTTCAATCTAGATGCTGATGATAATAGT gCCAATGCGGCTGCTTTTGAAGCCTGCTGTAAAGAGAGAATACGCCAGTTTGATGAtgctgaagaagaagaggacatttgggaggagaaggagatgaACTATGCAACACAAGCTAAATCCAGAACAAG GTTTGGGGTTTCCCAAACCTCAGAGAACAGCTCCAGGAGCAGCATGGAGAACGGGGGCAGGGAGCGGGACCACGGATCTGAATCTGATGAGGACGAGGAGTCTGAGCAGAACACATCAGAAACGG GTCCAGGCTGGACAGCAAATTTCAGGGACTCTGGAGGGACTGCAGCATCCCAAACCCCAGCAGTGTGGGACAGCTCATCTAGGAGTGGAGCAGAGACGCAGGGAAGTGGCTGGGCCAACTTCACTGAGTTCCAGCCTTTCTCCGG TACAGAGACTGAGCCCAGGTGCAGCTCTCCTGTGGACTCCAGCAGCAGCGATGCAGATAAACAAGCCAAACCAAACCACGAGAAGAGTG ATGCTCGCGCCTCCTCTGGTGCTTGGCCGGTGGGAGAAGGGAGGAAGGCTCCTCTCGTGGCCTCAGACAGCAGCTCCTCTGGGGGATCCGACAGCGAGGAGGATGACAAAAATGCTGGTGCTCCTCCCGCCGCGGCCATCCCCTCAGTAACAGCCGGCGCCCCCGGCAACAAGACAGCTGACCTCAAAag TGAGGAGAGTCCGGTGTCTCTGGAGAAACTCTCTCTGTCAGATCCTCCCAAAGCACCAGAGCAGCAGCCTGCTGACGACTCACCTGTaaccacacagacagacaggaa AGAGGAAACGCCACCGCCCCAGGAAGTGTCGGTCAACGGGCCGGTCTGA
- the ppp6r2a gene encoding serine/threonine-protein phosphatase 6 regulatory subunit 2a isoform X1: MFWKFDLHTTSHIDQLLDREDVTLRELMEEDDVLQECKAQNRRLLLFLSQDHCMQELVSLITTEPPADLEERSRFKFPNIACELLTSDVSIINDKLGADESLLEVLYHFLEQDPPLNPLLASFFSKTIGNLIARKTEQVITFLKKKEGFIGLVLKHIDASAMMDLLLRLISCVEPAPLRQEVLHWLNEEKLVQRLTELIHTGKDEERQSNASQTLCDIIRLSRDQANQMQENMEADPLLAVLESQESVAGLLKNMFEGERSEASIVNGTQVLLTLLETRRSGLEGLMDLYSQGYERSYTVNSSILNAIEPHLKDFQQLLLDPPKKSAILTTVGVLEQPLGNARLHVARLVAALLQTSAPSICQELCNLTTMDLLLDLFFKYSWNNFLHFQVELCVAAILNHPSSEERPSPGLQNHDGKPAASNSEVQGEALETGRTSDPQTSIHNALVAHLFQKCQLVQRILDAWEENDKIQGEGGTRRGNMGHLTRIANMVVQNLEKGPVQAQITDLIKELPEDCRGRWESFVDETLRETNRRNTVELVSTHNMHSSSEDDDMESPFPNDLSLQQAFSDYQIQQMTANFVDQFGFNDEEFSEHDENINATFDRIAEINFNLDADDNSANAAAFEACCKERIRQFDDAEEEEDIWEEKEMNYATQAKSRTRFGVSQTSENSSRSSMENGGRERDHGSESDEDEESEQNTSETGPGWTANFRDSGGTAASQTPAVWDSSSRSGAETQGSGWANFTEFQPFSGTETEPRCSSPVDSSSSDADKQAKPNHEKSADARASSGAWPVGEGRKAPLVASDSSSSGGSDSEEDDKNAGAPPAAAIPSVTAGAPGNKTADLKSEESPVSLEKLSLSDPPKAPEQQPADDSPVTTQTDRKEETPPPQEVSVNGPV; encoded by the exons ATGTTTTGGAAGTTCGACCTGCACACCACCTCCCACATCGACCAGCTGCTGGACAGGGAGGACGTGACGCTGAGAGAGCTGATGGAGGAGGATGACGTCCTGCAGGAGTGCAAGGCCCAAAACCGTCggctgctcctcttcctctcccagGACCACTGCATGCAGGAGCTGGTCAGCCTCATCACCACAGAGCCGCCCGCCGACCTGGAGGAGAGGAGCCGTTTTAA gtTTCCCAACATTGCTTGTGAGCTCCTGACATCAGATGTGTCCATCATAAATGATAAGCTGGGTGCTGACGAGTCTCTCCTTGAGGTGCTCTATCACTTTCTGGAGCAGGACCCACCCCTCAATCCACTCCTGGCCAGCTTCTTCAGCAAAACCATCGGCAATCTCATCGCCAGGAAAACCGAACAG GTGATTACCTTTCTAAAGAAAAAGGAAGGCTTCATCGGTCTGGTGCTGAAACACATTGACGCATCTGCCATGATGGACCTGCTGCTTCGCCTCATCAGTTGTGTGGAGCCTGCCCCATTAAGGCAGGAGGTCCTCCAT tGGTTGAATGAGGAGAAGTTGGTACAGAGACTCACAGAGCTCATCCACACCGGCAAAGATGAGGAG AGACAATCAAATGCATCCCAGACGCTTTGTGACATCATCCGCCTTAGTCGAGACCAGGCCAATCAGATGCAGGAGAATATGGAGGCTGACCCACTATTGGCTGTACTAGAGTC GCAGGAGAGTGTAGCGGGGCTCCTCAAGAACATGTTTGAGGGGGAGAGGAGTGAGGCCTCCATTGTTAACGGAACTCAAGTGCTACTTACCTTACTGGAGACAAGGAGGTCTGG GTTGGAAGGGCTGATGGATCTGTATTCTCAGGGTTATGAAAGGTCTTACACTGTCAACAGCAGTATTTTAAATGCCATTGAGCCCCATTTAAAGGACTTCCAGCAGCTTCTTCTGGATCCCCCCAAG aaaagtgcaatattgACAACCGTTGGCGTTCTAGAGCAGCCACTGGGGAACGCCCGCCTTCACGTGGCCAGGCTGGTGGCCGCCCTGCTGCAGACCAGTGCCCCCAGCATCTGCCAGGAGCTCTGCAATCTTACCACCATGGACCTACTACTG GATCTGTTCTTCAAATACTCCTGGAATAACTTTTTGCACTTCCAAGTGGAGCTGTGTGTGGCGGCTATCTTGAACCATCCTTCCTCAGAGGAGCGGCCCAGCCCAGGTCTCCAGAACCACGATGGCAAGCCTGCAGCATCCAACTCTGAGGTGCAGGGGGAGGCCTTGGAGACAGGCAGGACCAGTGATCCACAGACCTCCATCCACAATGCCCTCGTAGCACAT CTCTTCCAGAAGTGTCAGCTGGTACAAAGGATCCTAGACGCCTGGGAGGAGAATgataaaataca GGGTGAGGGCGGCACCAGGAGAGGCAACATGGGTCATCTGACCAGAATTGCCAACATGGTGGTCCAGAACCTGGAGAAAGGACCAGTACAAGCCCAGATCACTGACCTCATCAAAG AGCTGCCAGAAGACTGCAGAGGTCGCTGGGAGAGCTTCGTCGACGAGACACTGAGAGAGACTAATAGGAGGAACACGGTAGAGCTG GTAAGCACCCACAACATGCACTCTTCCAGTGAGGACGACGACATGGAGAGCCCCTTCCCCAACGACCTGTCACTGCAGCAG GCCTTCTCTGACTATCAGATCCAACAGATGACTGCCAACTTTGTCGATCAGTTTGGCTTCAATGACGAGGAGTTCAGCGAGCATGATGAAAATATCAA TGCCACATTTGACAGAATTGCCGAAATAAACTTCAATCTAGATGCTGATGATAATAGT gCCAATGCGGCTGCTTTTGAAGCCTGCTGTAAAGAGAGAATACGCCAGTTTGATGAtgctgaagaagaagaggacatttgggaggagaaggagatgaACTATGCAACACAAGCTAAATCCAGAACAAG GTTTGGGGTTTCCCAAACCTCAGAGAACAGCTCCAGGAGCAGCATGGAGAACGGGGGCAGGGAGCGGGACCACGGATCTGAATCTGATGAGGACGAGGAGTCTGAGCAGAACACATCAGAAACGG GTCCAGGCTGGACAGCAAATTTCAGGGACTCTGGAGGGACTGCAGCATCCCAAACCCCAGCAGTGTGGGACAGCTCATCTAGGAGTGGAGCAGAGACGCAGGGAAGTGGCTGGGCCAACTTCACTGAGTTCCAGCCTTTCTCCGG TACAGAGACTGAGCCCAGGTGCAGCTCTCCTGTGGACTCCAGCAGCAGCGATGCAGATAAACAAGCCAAACCAAACCACGAGAAGAGTG CAGATGCTCGCGCCTCCTCTGGTGCTTGGCCGGTGGGAGAAGGGAGGAAGGCTCCTCTCGTGGCCTCAGACAGCAGCTCCTCTGGGGGATCCGACAGCGAGGAGGATGACAAAAATGCTGGTGCTCCTCCCGCCGCGGCCATCCCCTCAGTAACAGCCGGCGCCCCCGGCAACAAGACAGCTGACCTCAAAag TGAGGAGAGTCCGGTGTCTCTGGAGAAACTCTCTCTGTCAGATCCTCCCAAAGCACCAGAGCAGCAGCCTGCTGACGACTCACCTGTaaccacacagacagacaggaa AGAGGAAACGCCACCGCCCCAGGAAGTGTCGGTCAACGGGCCGGTCTGA